A stretch of DNA from Manihot esculenta cultivar AM560-2 chromosome 7, M.esculenta_v8, whole genome shotgun sequence:
tgtatGAGAAgacctaaaaaaaataaactaaagacGAGTAGTACCTCTTCtgcatttcattaaatttttgggATACGAGCTCCTCTTTCTCCGTAGCCTTCTCAGCCTGCCATCAACCATTCAGGAAACTCATAACCTTACAAATATTGCACATGGTAAACTACTTTAAAATATTGCAGATGAATAAAATAAAGTCAACCATCAACTAAATACTTATTGAAATGATTTTAATAACCTCCATTATTGCATGATCACGTTCAGCAAAAGCAGAAGCTACACAACCTTGAAAGAATTTAACCTGCTTCTCTGCCTCCACATTctggagaagaaaaaaaaaaagaaagaaagaaaaaaagaaagaaaacacaaGTGAGAACCagttttgaaaggaaatttCCATTAGATGTTGCAAAAAtgtatgaaaatattttcttccTTCAAAGCAAAACAGAAATCACATGGGAAAAAAGTGTTCTATGAAACATTGTTCATGATTTAGTGTAGCTTGTCAAAGCAGCTAATCAAGTCAATGAATTCAACAGATTGCAGATGAAACTTAAGcttcgaattttttttttttttttggcgcCATCTGCAAATGCAGCTGCTCTTCATGTTAGCAGAACTATAAGATCAACAAATTTGATTCTCCtcataaagaaaatattaaaaaaaaatctgagcTAGATCCCTAATGAAGCTAGCAAAATCACTCAGCTACTGAAAATTGAAGGACAGAAATCTAGAATGTGATCTTTCAGAAGTTTCTATTTTTAGGACAGTTGCCTTGCCTATAATGGATTAGGTCAATCCAACACAATATGCTATTCTACCCATGTAGCTTTAGTCATTCCTTTTGTTTCTTCCAATCTAGATGGTTGTCTCATCAATGCAGTTAACAAAATTtgcagaataaataaaataaatgaaataaaggCATAGCCAAGCACCATGCCCACACAGAGTTTGTGTTTGTACTTTGTATAGAGAGAAAGTCAGAGGGAGGGAGGGGTACCTTTACAACCTCTGCATTGTGTAGGTCAGCCAACTGGCTCTGGATGCATCAAAGGAAACATATAAGCTTACAAAAGAATTTGCAAAATTAACTAACATGTGACAGTCAGAATTCTTACTTTGATTCGGTAAGCCTCTGAAAGCTCCTCTTGAAGATTTTGATTGTCTCTTGTAGAGGCAGCTAACCTCTTTTTCAAGTTCTCAATCTCCTGCTCCAAGCCAGCTGTCCTAATAGGGCATTAATTGAATGCTACTATTATTGTTTTCTCATTTATATGAACCCACAGACCATAGCATTCCTCTCCTTCCACACATCCACCCAATCGATTCAACATCAGTTTGGGATAGGGGTAATATATCTTAAGCACTCCTCCCTTGAACTAACTTTTGGAATGAGTTAgaccccttgagctagctttggGGTGAATTAGACCCTTTGAACTAGCTTTTGGGGTAAATTAGacctaattcaaatttaatttgatagctcaaggggtgagttaggcctagtCCAAATTTAACCTTCCACCAATGTTGAGCCTCCCTTAAATATTTCTCACTCTAGTAAAGTTTTAGACGTGAGGGGATGTGTTGACCCACATTGGTTTGGGATACGGGTAATATGCCCCTATGCCTTAGGCTCCTCCACTTGACCTTTCCCCACAAATTATGATATAAATGATAAAAGAGGGAAAATGGTAAGTctgtgggaaaaaaaaaaaagacacatGTATACCTTTGAAAATGCATTTTTGTGGCCACAGCAAGGTAGCTAGGTCCAGCTTGCTGCATGCACAACTGCTCTATATCTTTATGTAACTCATCACGCTCTACAAAACATTACGATAAAAGAACTATTATTTCCAAGACTTATGAACAAGAAACATCTATGAAagcgaaaaaaaaaattgaaacctATTAAGTGTGGCTAGAAAagaaattaatagtaaattaaGCTATATGAAGAATGGGTCTTTTAAGCATCTAATACAAAATTGATGCAGCATCAGtttattaaataacaaaaatttatattgAATGCAGAGAAATGGAGAACATATAAAATAGTTCATTCAGGGTCATGAAAAGTATTGGTCTTAAAAATTGCCTGACCAATGTATGACAATGTTCTCTTTGCAACTTCATCTCCAGTGATAATAGGCTCACAGTGATTGAAAGttttaaaagaaatgataaattaCCACTTTAAGAGAGTTCTTCATAAATTACTTGTTTATGAAGCTTAAAAGTCTTAGTCCTAAATACATTTCTTTAACAACTTTTTAGTCCTAAATACCATTTCTTTAACAACTTTCACTTCTTTTACCCTTTATTTGGCATGATTCATTTTATAAGAAAAGGATTAAAATGAATCCTTGCAAAATCATGCatgatttcattttctttaaagaTGAAAATTTTGGAAGttaaaaaagaattgaatttttccattccaaataagaaaattcataaaaaagaatctaatttaatttaattcttatgaaattttttattccaaacaaGGGATTAAGAATAAATTTTGAAGGGTACTTACTGGACATGTCACCAACCATATATCCAAACTTCAATGATTTATAACTGATAGATGAATGAGTTCAGTCGACTAGATCCTTTGCGAAATAAAAGGCCAAGGATACTCATAGTCAAAGAAGTACGGATATATTTACACAAAAGAAGCAAAGAGTAAAATGTTGCAAGACCAAATATAAATAATAGCATATTATTGAATAATGAAAGCAGAAGCATTACCATGCTCTAGTTGTTGGATGTGAGCAACCAAGGACTCAATTCCAGTTGAATTAGCATCCATGTCTGAAAAGAGAGATCGAGTTATGACTAAAAGGATGGTAAAGTGGGCCAAGCACAGCAAAAGACAGGAACCCAGATAAAACAAACAAAATGTCACCAAAAGGGTATCAGCAAAAGAGCTTAAAACTACTCATTTGCAACTTAAATGGGAgcacttttaatttaaaaaacaaaaacaacaataataattaaacaaGAAAAGAAGCTTCAAGAAGTTTTAATAGAAAGTAAACAGTATTATTCTCTGAAGCCTCGATTTCTTGGCTTGTACATATAAACATAGAGAACGGAACAAATTCTGTCATGTAAATTTACCAATATCCCTTAAAAAAGTTCCTTTTTTCTCAACAATGAAATGAATTTCCACGAGATAAACTAAAAATCCAGATAATTAGAAAAGGTAATACCCGGAATCCAAATAAATCAAGAGGCAAAAAAATCAAAGATGGTTATCCAGCGAAGGGGTGTCCATGTATTATAAAGAAAGAGATCAAGAACTAAGAGAGAAAAACCTGAAATTTAGAATTGCGGAACCAGAGAGAGGAATATAGCAGAAGAAGAAACAAGAATTGAAGACCCAAAGGAGAAATCAAATTGTGCTTATAAAAGGGAGAGAGCTAGCCCTCTCCTTCTCCGCAACGACGACCAATGCCTCGTATGTACAGGCAAGTAACAGGACAACTCTGCTATTATTTCGAGCTGGAAAATTTTTCAACTGTCCAATCCAATTGGAAGGCTGAgggttttcttttctcttcctgtTCTTTTCTACCTGAATTCTTACCCTTTGTTTGGATACAACCTAGGCCCGGGCTGTTTGATATGTAAACtgattcttttaattaaaaaaataaaaaataaaaataaataaaaaaaacattaaaaagtaTCTACCATTTTAAAATGTCTACGGGTAGggttgagcagtattcggtttaaatcaaaaaaattgatcgaatcaaattgatttaaaaatttaatttaattttttatatatttcggtttggttcgatttttaattttagaaattttggttatttcagttcggttcggttttgatcagaaaaaaatcgaaaaaatcgaaccgaaccgattaatgataataatatattttttaataatatagagaaattaaatcatattaaaattaaaatattttaattaaattttaaaatattaaaaataaagtgtaaaaaataaaaaaaattattaaaaatcaaaaccgatcaaaccgaaccgaatcgaaccgaatcaaaccggttcggttcgattcggtttctaaccaaaatcaattcggttcgatttttataaacactaaaatttcgattttcggtttattcagttcgattcgattttaaatcgaaccgaccaaATACTCACCCCTATTTACGGGTAGCTCTCAACTcgtttaatcattaaatatataaaaaattaaaatattttaatataaagaaactaattaataaatttttaaaaaatttaaaaaattaattaaaaaattatttaaaattataataattaaataataaaatatttaataaaaaattaacaaaaaataaattaatattttaaaattaaaaaatattttaatatatttttaaaattaattaattaaatagtaaattttctcataaagaattaatatttgattattatattattaaaaagtcattaataaaattcttaactttaaaaatacaaaatttctaatttattttttttaattaaaaaattaaaaattaaaataataaaatctaatatttaTTCGGATGGACTGATTACCGTATTAAAACCATGAATGCAAATTCCCCtttagaaataattaaaatatctatgttttaaaataaaaaaatatataatatgacAGTTATTGGAAAATGAAgttaataacaaataaattttttaaaaaaatatttaaaatattttaatatattttttaaaattaaaataaattattaataagtttttccATATTGcatgaaattaatatttattaaaatctatagtgaaaattaattaatactctttttattttataatttttatttattcta
This window harbors:
- the LOC110619259 gene encoding uncharacterized protein LOC110619259 isoform X3; translated protein: MDANSTGIESLVAHIQQLEHAGLEQEIENLKKRLAASTRDNQNLQEELSEAYRIKSQLADLHNAEVVKNVEAEKQVKFFQGCVASAFAERDHAIMEAEKATEKEELVSQKFNEMQKRLEELASECLEQKRLNDALLIDLAKQEEQNETFKKVVDKFYEIGQHSLEGFEDASWDDKCTWLLHGSAEMWSYNDTSTSKYIVTSHDLCFGLFCKYTQCHHHTTHVALDHLGLHIC
- the LOC110619259 gene encoding uncharacterized protein LOC110619259 isoform X2 is translated as MVGDMSKRDELHKDIEQLCMQQAGPSYLAVATKMHFQRTAGLEQEIENLKKRLAASTRDNQNLQEELSEAYRIKSQLADLHNAEVVKNVEAEKQVKFFQGCVASAFAERDHAIMEAEKATEKEELVSQKFNEMQKRLEELASECLEQKRLNDALLIDLAKQEEQNETFKKVVDKFYEIGQHSLEGFEDASWDDKCTWLLHGSAEMWSYNDTSTSKYIVTSHDLCFGLFCKYTQCHHHTTHVALDHLGLHIC
- the LOC110619259 gene encoding uncharacterized protein LOC110619259 isoform X1, whose product is MDANSTGIESLVAHIQQLEHERDELHKDIEQLCMQQAGPSYLAVATKMHFQRTAGLEQEIENLKKRLAASTRDNQNLQEELSEAYRIKSQLADLHNAEVVKNVEAEKQVKFFQGCVASAFAERDHAIMEAEKATEKEELVSQKFNEMQKRLEELASECLEQKRLNDALLIDLAKQEEQNETFKKVVDKFYEIGQHSLEGFEDASWDDKCTWLLHGSAEMWSYNDTSTSKYIVTSHDLCFGLFCKYTQCHHHTTHVALDHLGLHIC